GCTGGTGGATCTCCTTGGCCGCCTCGTCCTGCTTGGCGTGGTTGAGCAGGTTGGGCATGATGGTCTGGTTGTAGGGCAGGTTGATGCACACCGGGATGGTGATGGTCTCGCAGCGGCCGTGTCGAGGCAGCGAGTCTTCTCCCGGCAAAACGGTCACTCGGGAGCCCGCCGACGCCACGTCCATCATCCCCGTCATCCCCGTCACCAGCCATAGCCACACGCACACGCACTCGCGCAACCCCATCGTGCTACAACACTACCATCGTCAACACGCTACAACACTGCTCGCGCGCACGGAACACAAACGCGACCACTCACCACGACGAACGCGTCGCCACTGACAGCGGACAGCGGACAGCGACGGCCGCGGTCGCTGCACCGCCTTTTTGGACGGCTGTACGTTCATGCTCCTGCACAGCCTGTACGCATATTCAATCTGGTAAAtgggggtttggtgcatccgctctaaaatcgccagattaaagCCGCCGTTCCACCGAAAACGTTAACGCAGACGTATCgcaactatataataaaaaaaaatggctagaaaagttggtgtattatgtagattaagaaatattttaagtaaaaaaagtaaaattttagtgtttaattcaattgtcttgccacatgtggtttattgtgccactgtgcttaatttgtttagtggccaagatttagaaaaaatgcaaaaaatacagaataaagctattttgaatgtgagtagatttaagagtattggaagtatgttagatgaattaggatggatgagtattagaattagtctaaatattagtacattgtcttttgtttataagttagatcataagttattacctaagtattttgatgattatataataagaaatagagataaacatagtttttatactagaaataaggacaaactagttgtaagtagagtaagaaagaataagacggttgggggtgtttttcacaggggtgtgctcatgtataatgccctccctgagtgcgtcaggtctgctaaaaacatgtatgcattcctgcgaggtgcgaagagacacctctgtgagggacagtacatataaattaattataaattttagagttaagtataataattaagatgtatttttaaattagcttgatagctaaaatatatataaataaataaataaactgacGACCGCGACAGAACATACGTCAACGCAACGTATGTGCATTCGTATGGGCAAAAACGGTACGTCTGAGTCAACGTATTCGGTGGAAGAGCGccttaacagaacggcagctttaggGCGTCTGCACACTTGCCGGATCGGCCGGTGCGGACCGGCCGCAGCGGTTAGCCTCAATACAAATGAGCGGTAGCCGCAAGTCCGTCAGTGTGGCGGATATCGCTCATTTATATGAAAGCGGACGTACTGGCATACGCAACGGGCTAGCCGCAACGAACGGTCCGGCAAGAGTGCAGACGCccttaaacgtaattctcgttttctcgaatgatagattgcacatcagatgacgagtaacctttcgatgtgcacagatgcaattattaaaattgagttggatctttctggcgagtttaataaggcaagattcggaacttatcgaatcttcccttattaaactcgcctgaaagatccaactcaattttaataactaccattttaataattgcatctctgcacatcgaaaggttacccgtcatctgattttcaatctatcattcgagaagacgaggattgcatttaaagcagccgtccgttaatctgtcgttcaatttgtctggcgatttcagagcggatgcaccgcatccggtAAATGGACTATTTCTCAAAAAGCGATTTCGcgtacggtaattggactattatTTATTAGTCCCATTGCGATCGcctaaaagacaatttttgccatgaaaatcgcgaatacggaatatttagcactcgaattcttgttagtatgatggactttcggctgccagatgttccgttatagagattatAGTGGCTTttgggggagcgctttgtgaccaatgatccCCAACCTCGCGACATGTACCAAATCGACATTTCGTTTCGTTTCACTAAAATCTCACTAAATTTTCACTAAAAAAACGTATCCTTCGAGttgaagtttttattcttttgacCTGATAATATCGGTATTATTTGTACTTGTATGATCAAACAAAAAATTTATATGGTCGTGCCATTGTATTCATTTCGTTACAAATAGTGTGAGTAAAACTTCACacaaatacaatacattcatagtgtttgatggtaattggactattcgtcacattggggtggtcacgaagacaatttttgtcatgaaaatcgcgaatacacaatatttggcactcaagttttcgttactatgatagttatcgttagtatgatggacttttcggctgccagatgttccgttatagagattttagtgactttgtgacgagtaatttgtgaccagtaatcaccgaaccgtgtttgatatatgtaggtaggaaaGTCTTTTGCTTTCGTCTCGGGCTGCACTTTTTAGTTAGCATTTTGTGCAGTGCGCTCCGTTCTACTGCCGTTCGGAGCATATTTTAATCATTCATACATTTTAAAGTTATTAACATacctttgaaatatttaaaaatcaattcttgctatatatttttaatagttaatgtttatctcataaaataagtatttgaCTATGTAAAATATTCTAGTATATATACAAACTTGTCGACATAGTACACCGAAAGAGTTGGAAAAccgagtcttgagatattgcaagttggtgaaACGAGATAGACCCCATTTTATGGCAACCAGAACGAACAAAAACTTTTATTTGGGTTTGTTTTATGCTTGATGATGTTTGTAATTTTGCATcgcaaattttgagttaaaaacaaTCAATTATCAACCAAATGGTGCACAATAAGCGCTGATCAGCATaaaagtagaatgcatagaatcgctctcagcctccaaaaatgttgctacaaaaactgcacagcagagtttgttcattgtttgccaaacttcgtctctctcttcgatggctcacttttagacgatacttttgttaacaatgaccattctatgcattctacttctatgctgATCagtcaataaattttattgaacttATAAATAATGGTCCCATCCAAAAACTCTttgttttgatttataaaaCTAACAATCATTAAGAAACGCAATGTAAACATATaaatcaaagatttttttttttataacttattttatttaaaaacatttaaaaattcaaacaatttttatctaaatttcAAATCTGCAACGAGGGCAACATGATCGGATGGAAAAACAACACTAGGTATAGCCGAATTTTGTCTCAATTCTTCATTTGATGGCAACGGAATTATCTACGACAGTACAAATAAATAGgattaaagaaattaaaattatacagcAAAAGTACATCgatcatattgaaatattgcAAAACCTGAACGACATCAAAACATTCTttgttgtaaaatatataatccaGACAATCCGCAAAACCAACTGTGAAATTAGTAAACTCTGGAGTACCGCACGCACTGGCAAGTGGAATTGACTGTTTCAATATTACATTACTGAGAGCTTCTGATTCATctatttggaaaaaataaatggCTATATTATACGCTTAAACGCAACGCGTTTTTGTAGAAACAAATGCCAGAATTCACATTTTGCTAAGGATTTAATTCTTTAGTTTTTCTGATGCATTTCACCGCATAAAACGCActgcttctacatatgtatacaatacatGTTTACAAATGCAATGTCACTTACTACTTTTGAAGTCAATATAATCACTAGGAACAAATCCAGTAGTATACAGTTGATAAACTCCACAAGAAGGGACACTGTTGAAATCACCGCATAATAAAAGTGACACACGTTTGCCTGGCATCTGTCGAAGATATAATGTAAATAGCTTACACATCCTGCATAATATTCACTATCAATCTAATATGATCAATAGTATATACACAAACTATTAAccatttgattgaatttttaacTTACAGTCTTTTTGCAATGTTCGACAATATCAATTAACCACAATATGGTTAAACCACCTTGAATTAAACGAACATGATCAGCATCTgggtgaaaataaaaatgagtgtTGCCGACTACGATTATTTCATTATCATTTTCTAGTGATTGCAATATTGTTCCTTGCACTGCAGTTGTACGTGGTTCTATTCTTGCAACAAACAATTTATTATCCTCAATCAATGACCAAATGTCTTTGAAAATGGGGTTTTTTAGTTCTTCTCCCAAAATGCATGATTTTCTATCAATtaatctgaaaaaatatatataaaattcttgaacacaatcaaaattaaataaaaagtgtaATAGTATTTGAACCATTAATCTACCTAAACCGGTCATTGCGATAAAAGCAGGCTAGACCTTCGGTAACTTGTCCACCTTTTTTGGTAAAACATCCTTCATATGAATGGGAATTCAACAAAGGTTCTaaatcaacattaaatatctTGGCATCTACTTCTTGTAAACATACAATATCTCCATTGTAGcctataaaaacatataaaaaataaataaacccactcttttttcataaaaaatattttagtaaatttaCCTAATATTTCtttgataaataattgtttCCTATAATCAATATGCAAGGCATAAGGTGGGCAGTAAGGAAAAAGTTCAGTTCGAGAAAATTCAGAATCACAGTACAAATCAGCTAATATATTGTATGAAACAGCTCTCAACCTGCAATTATAGAtgagattataaaaatatggtGAATGTTGCACAAGATTAACAAGTTTTAGTTTTACATTTTTCCagatagtttttttttagtgAATAAATGACGGGTTTCGAATGGACATAGTCCAGGTCCAGCCTCGACTTTGTTGGGTGATACAGCTTCAACTTCAGCACCGGTAGTACTTCGATTTCCTAAAGAATGttcatttatgaataaataaataaattcgattatattccatttaaattttatcaacaaCCTGGAATACAAGAAACTTTGATCCTCTTCCCAATATCCGTTGTCAATGTCGTGTATGTAAAATCATCACCTATTTTTTCCCACTTAATATTTGATACCATGGTATTATCGATTCCACTGTACCATGTAAatttacattcatttttttcgagaaaataGCCTTCAAATTTTATGGGATATAAAACAAATCCAGCTAGAATGCTAGCAGGTAAACTTATAGTCGTTACCCAAGGTGCATTGACTTGCACTTGGAACTTCTTTTCTGCAATTTGAAATTCTACACTGGAACCGCTTTCCATTACGTCAACACAAATCAAATCATCGGATATTATTTCtccgtttttaaaaaatttaacggATATCGGTTCACTGACAACTTCTTCAGTGGtctgttcttttttattttttcttttttttttcgctgaAACTTTTTGCAGATTTGAATTAATTCTATGAATTAGAGTAGCCATATTTTCATCGCAGTGCCTCATAAAGTTAAATTGACGTTCAACACCGAGTTgttcgtttttatataaaaaggttAAATGATACTGCTCTTCACCTTTCGAATGTCGAAAAAATGCTTTTTCCATATTTGACGGACTTTTGCGAGACAATTGAATGCGATGAGAATGTCTGGATATAATTTTGTACAAAACTCTATTTATGACACATGCTTTGAGAGCAATTATCATGCTGAGTGACACTTTCGTCAACTCCACGTTACGATTAGCCAATCACTgacatttgtagatattatcAGTCCCAACTCAATATATTTGGAGCATGTACCGTAAATTTTGAAAACCATTTAAATCCTTTTATTGCATTTGCTGTCATTTACAATAATTTTGGCAGAATAACCAACTATTCTGAAATTATTTGAAtgctaaatatattgaaatattttaatttttttaatatgtcgcCTCCAAACGCAATAATAAATCAATCTAAAAAAATCTTTGATATAttgagggttcggtgattactagtcaaatgtgaaccggtcacaggacaaccggtcgctttagatcagtcacacgtgatcactcgtcacactaaagctggtcacgagaaaactggttgaccgattttatggtgtgaccagttttagcagtggcggctcgacCATTtgggctgcagggctgcagTCCTTCTAAAACAGTACAactgcatgctatttttgtcgtctacaagggctgcggggctgcagacttcccagtatagtacatcttcaagctatttttgttttcattcgatcaccggtttggttaacgagctactacagcct
This genomic interval from Arctopsyche grandis isolate Sample6627 chromosome 8, ASM5162203v2, whole genome shotgun sequence contains the following:
- the LOC143915410 gene encoding 2',5'-phosphodiesterase 12, whose amino-acid sequence is MIIALKACVINRVLYKIISRHSHRIQLSRKSPSNMEKAFFRHSKGEEQYHLTFLYKNEQLGVERQFNFMRHCDENMATLIHRINSNLQKVSAKKKRKNKKEQTTEEVVSEPISVKFFKNGEIISDDLICVDVMESGSSVEFQIAEKKFQVQVNAPWVTTISLPASILAGFVLYPIKFEGYFLEKNECKFTWYSGIDNTMVSNIKWEKIGDDFTYTTLTTDIGKRIKVSCIPGNRSTTGAEVEAVSPNKVEAGPGLCPFETRHLFTKKKLSGKMLRAVSYNILADLYCDSEFSRTELFPYCPPYALHIDYRKQLFIKEILGYNGDIVCLQEVDAKIFNVDLEPLLNSHSYEGCFTKKGGQVTEGLACFYRNDRFRLIDRKSCILGEELKNPIFKDIWSLIEDNKLFVARIEPRTTAVQGTILQSLENDNEIIVVGNTHFYFHPDADHVRLIQGGLTILWLIDIVEHCKKTMPGKRVSLLLCGDFNSVPSCGVYQLYTTGFVPSDYIDFKSNESEALSNVILKQSIPLASACGTPEFTNFTVGFADCLDYIFYNKECFDVVQIIPLPSNEELRQNSAIPSVVFPSDHVALVADLKFR